Proteins co-encoded in one Crateriforma spongiae genomic window:
- a CDS encoding sulfide/dihydroorotate dehydrogenase-like FAD/NAD-binding protein, translating into MFPIVEARFLAPDVKLFRIQAPRIARKRRAGQFVIIRIDQHGERIPLTIADSDRDGNITIIVQGVGKTTRWLNTLESGDSIRDVVGPLGEPSEVESFGTVVVIGGGVGTAIAYPTAVAMKQAGNRVISIIGARDRERLILQDAMQQTSDELHVMTDDGSAGTQGFVTDALDQMIQSGVVVDRVLAIGPVPMMRAVSAVTKPRQIPTIVSLNPIMVDGTGMCGGCRVLVGGRARFACVDGPEFDAHEVDFDVLMKRNNLYRDQEAEALREFNKHPSESVTRSCQLQHHHPEVGPRSGDDSRSDVPVTSPENS; encoded by the coding sequence ATGTTTCCAATCGTAGAAGCTCGTTTCTTGGCGCCCGACGTCAAGTTGTTCCGCATCCAAGCACCGCGTATCGCGCGCAAGCGACGCGCCGGTCAGTTTGTGATCATTCGCATCGACCAGCACGGCGAACGCATTCCACTGACGATTGCCGACAGCGATCGGGATGGGAACATCACGATCATCGTCCAGGGAGTCGGGAAAACCACTCGGTGGTTGAACACGCTTGAATCGGGGGATTCGATCCGCGATGTCGTCGGTCCGCTGGGGGAACCATCGGAAGTGGAATCCTTCGGCACAGTCGTGGTGATCGGCGGCGGTGTTGGAACCGCAATCGCCTACCCGACCGCGGTCGCCATGAAGCAGGCGGGGAATCGGGTGATCAGCATCATCGGGGCCAGGGATCGCGAACGCCTAATCTTGCAGGACGCGATGCAACAAACCAGTGACGAATTGCACGTGATGACCGACGATGGATCGGCGGGCACCCAGGGATTCGTTACCGATGCGTTGGACCAAATGATTCAGTCGGGCGTGGTCGTGGATCGTGTGTTGGCGATCGGGCCGGTTCCCATGATGCGCGCCGTATCGGCCGTGACGAAACCTCGCCAGATTCCCACCATCGTCAGTTTGAATCCGATCATGGTCGATGGAACCGGGATGTGTGGCGGTTGTCGCGTTTTGGTCGGCGGGCGGGCTCGGTTTGCGTGCGTGGACGGCCCCGAATTTGATGCGCACGAAGTCGATTTTGATGTTCTGATGAAACGCAACAATTTGTATCGCGATCAGGAAGCCGAAGCGTTGCGTGAATTTAACAAACATCCATCTGAATCCGTCACGCGATCATGCCAATTGCAACACCACCATCCGGAAGTCGGGCCCCGTTCGGGCGATGACAGCCGAAGCGATGTGCCGGTGACATCACCCGAAAACTCTTGA
- a CDS encoding sporulation protein, whose product MAKCNLTVILNDPDRIYYAGDTVSGRVRVDVDAEVRCNALQIRSGWRTEGRGNVSRGETESIVAFSGTWEAGQTLEYPFELAVAAWPPTYHGHYLTVNHAVDAQAKISWAFDPKASCQYRVAASGAPESSELKPTAHQVGGWIAGLVAVVFFAFLAFVFVVLIANPVILAIVLVFAIVAGTYYFVRHVMPRMVLGEVDCVLDSPVATPGSPIAGNLHLSPKKAVLLDAVTAELTGQEVCVSGSGSNKKTHKHTLRTHTETLRQSIKVLPGVRTSIPFEFQLPSTDAYTLKLGDNQIRWTLSMRIAIPRWPDWRHSEAIQVVPPQRSDSADGAIDSEASMSMQRVAGDSPEDEITFDETASHFYAARRDRERLDLLLDAVSGMTFPMEVIVERRLLYSGDDGQLGYPDGHAVWARFVDPPLPMTLYVPGELADEFEQVGNRRWQGRATVVGWDFDHRRLAVRLERPS is encoded by the coding sequence ATGGCCAAATGCAATTTGACGGTGATTTTGAATGATCCCGATCGAATCTATTACGCCGGCGACACGGTTTCGGGGCGTGTGCGCGTGGACGTCGATGCAGAGGTGCGTTGCAACGCGTTACAGATACGGTCGGGGTGGCGAACCGAAGGTCGAGGCAACGTATCGCGAGGTGAAACAGAATCAATTGTCGCCTTCAGCGGAACTTGGGAAGCGGGACAAACACTGGAGTATCCGTTTGAACTAGCGGTGGCAGCATGGCCGCCGACGTATCACGGTCACTACTTGACGGTGAATCACGCCGTGGATGCTCAGGCAAAAATTTCGTGGGCGTTCGATCCAAAGGCTTCCTGCCAGTACCGCGTCGCCGCATCGGGAGCACCGGAGAGTTCCGAACTCAAACCTACGGCGCATCAAGTCGGTGGTTGGATCGCCGGGCTGGTGGCGGTCGTCTTCTTTGCGTTTCTGGCCTTTGTGTTTGTCGTTTTGATTGCCAACCCGGTGATTCTGGCGATTGTTTTGGTCTTCGCGATCGTCGCCGGGACGTATTACTTCGTACGGCATGTGATGCCGCGCATGGTGCTCGGTGAAGTGGATTGCGTGTTGGATTCGCCAGTGGCGACGCCGGGATCACCGATTGCCGGAAATCTGCACCTGTCTCCCAAGAAAGCGGTTCTGCTGGATGCTGTCACGGCGGAATTGACCGGGCAAGAAGTCTGTGTCAGTGGTAGCGGCAGCAACAAGAAGACACACAAACACACGTTGCGGACTCATACCGAAACGCTACGGCAATCCATCAAAGTCTTGCCCGGCGTGCGGACATCGATCCCGTTTGAATTTCAGTTGCCGTCGACCGATGCATACACGTTGAAACTGGGTGACAACCAAATTCGGTGGACGCTTTCGATGCGGATCGCCATTCCACGCTGGCCCGATTGGCGACATAGCGAGGCAATCCAAGTGGTCCCACCGCAACGGTCCGATTCCGCGGACGGTGCCATTGATTCGGAGGCGTCGATGTCGATGCAGCGCGTGGCAGGCGATTCGCCGGAGGATGAAATCACTTTCGACGAAACAGCGTCACATTTTTACGCAGCGCGCCGCGATCGAGAGCGTCTTGATTTGTTGCTTGACGCAGTTTCCGGGATGACGTTTCCCATGGAAGTCATTGTCGAAAGGCGTTTGTTGTACAGTGGCGACGATGGTCAGCTGGGATACCCCGACGGCCATGCCGTGTGGGCCAGGTTTGTCGATCCGCCGTTGCCCATGACGCTGTATGTGCCCGGTGAATTGGCGGATGAATTTGAACAAGTGGGAAATCGGCGGTGGCAGGGCCGGGCCACGGTGGTCGGCTGGGATTTTGATCACCGACGTTTGGCAGTGCGGCTGGAACGACCGAGCTAA
- a CDS encoding PH domain-containing protein has product MPASSPPHRQPEVFPSAIDRWLILIVTVGPLIATAAGIHTWLDGNPNDAAMLFLAGAFALLLTLLFMLPCRYTLSDDTLAIRCGLIVFHVPVNEITDLRPTSTLLSGPALSLRRVEIKTRNRRYIVSPRDRERFISTLRAAANLPDA; this is encoded by the coding sequence ATGCCGGCATCCAGCCCGCCCCATCGACAACCCGAAGTGTTCCCCTCGGCAATCGACCGATGGCTCATTCTTATCGTCACCGTCGGCCCTTTAATTGCAACGGCCGCAGGCATTCACACTTGGCTGGATGGAAACCCGAACGATGCGGCGATGCTGTTTCTGGCCGGCGCCTTCGCGTTGCTCCTGACACTGCTGTTCATGCTTCCGTGTCGCTACACATTGTCCGACGACACCTTGGCGATACGTTGCGGATTGATCGTCTTCCACGTCCCGGTCAATGAGATCACTGACCTGCGTCCAACCAGCACACTGCTCAGTGGCCCGGCGTTGTCGCTGCGTCGTGTGGAAATCAAAACACGAAACCGCCGCTACATCGTATCGCCTCGTGATCGCGAACGATTCATTTCAACACTGCGTGCAGCGGCCAACCTGCCGGACGCCTAG
- a CDS encoding ABC transporter ATP-binding protein, whose amino-acid sequence MNQKTPVPPDTNIVEIRNVSKHYADGDVKALDDVSLQIAKGELVSIVGPSGCGKSTLLNMIGILDRPTSGQVYFEGHRVNPSMNLDRLRSEKIGFVFQSFHLVPNLTAIENVQLPMMPGKLPPSARVARAKALLDSVGLSDRLNHRPAQLSNGQRQRVAICRALANAPSLVLADEPTGALDSQGGRAIMDILETVCRDSTATLVVVTHDKALADRSDRQIRLCDGKIVSD is encoded by the coding sequence TTGAATCAAAAAACACCCGTTCCTCCTGATACCAACATCGTGGAAATCCGCAACGTCAGCAAGCATTATGCGGATGGCGATGTCAAAGCATTGGATGACGTCAGCCTGCAGATCGCCAAAGGTGAATTGGTTTCGATCGTGGGCCCCAGCGGCTGTGGCAAATCGACCCTGCTGAACATGATTGGAATTTTGGACCGCCCCACCTCGGGCCAAGTCTATTTCGAAGGCCATCGCGTCAATCCATCGATGAACCTGGACCGATTGCGGTCTGAAAAAATTGGCTTTGTCTTTCAATCGTTCCATTTGGTGCCCAACCTGACCGCCATCGAAAACGTCCAGTTGCCGATGATGCCGGGTAAACTTCCCCCCTCCGCACGCGTCGCCCGTGCAAAAGCTCTGCTGGATTCGGTCGGATTGTCGGATCGCTTGAATCACCGCCCCGCACAATTGTCCAACGGCCAACGGCAACGTGTGGCCATCTGCCGTGCTTTGGCCAACGCCCCAAGCTTGGTCCTGGCCGATGAACCGACCGGCGCGCTGGATTCACAGGGGGGACGCGCGATCATGGACATCTTGGAAACGGTTTGCCGCGATTCCACCGCTACCCTTGTCGTGGTCACTCATGACAAAGCTTTGGCCGATCGATCCGATCGCCAAATCCGATTGTGTGACGGGAAAATCGTCAGCGACTAG